A region from the Salvia splendens isolate huo1 chromosome 15, SspV2, whole genome shotgun sequence genome encodes:
- the LOC121768484 gene encoding (+)-pulegone reductase-like, whose protein sequence is MGEEISNKQVILSNYVKTSLKESDMSLRTSKIQLKIPSGCDGAVLVKNLYLSIDPFILALMKNQELELPSFTLDSPIYGFGVSKVLDSSHPNFKTGELVWGFTGWEEYSLIKDPDQLFKVQDKDLPLSYYIGILGMPGMTAYVGFFKFCSPKKGETVYVSAASGAVGQLVGQFAKIAGCYVVGSAGSKEKVDLLKNKFRFDEAFNYKEEQDYNAALKRYFPDGIDIYFDNVGGKMLEAVLNNMRLNGRVVLCGMISQYNSLEQPEGIHNLINALVKRVRMEGFFTSDHYHLYPKFLEMVVPLIKEEKITYVEDIAEGIESAPGALFGLYSGRNVGKLLVVVARE, encoded by the exons ATGGGTGAGGAAATTAGCAACAAGCAAGTGATACTCAGCAACTATGTCAAAACATCTTTGAAAGAATCCGATATGTCGCTGagaacttccaaaattcagctCAAAATTCCCAGCGGTTGCGACGGCGCCGTTTTGGTGAAGAATCTCTACTTATCCATCGATCCTTTTATTCTTGCCCTCATGAAGAATCAGGAGCTCGAATTACCTTCTTTCACGCTGGATTCT CCTATTTATGGATTTGGAGTGTCGAAAGTACTGGATTCGTCTCATCCAAATTTCAAGACGGGCGAGCTAGTTTGGGGGTTTACTGGCTGGGAGGAGTATAGCCTTATTAAAGATCCAGACCAATTGTTTAAGGTTCAAGATAAAGATTTGCCCCTCTCTTATTATATAGGGATTCTTG GCATGCCTGGCATGACAGCTTATGTTGGTTTTTTCAAGTTTTGCTCTCCCAAAAAGGGGGAAACTGTGTATGTCTCTGCTGCATCCGGAGCTGTTGGTCAGCTCGTTGGTCAGTTTGCAAAGATCGCAGGGTGTTACGTTGTTGGGAGTGCGGGGAGCAAAGAAAAG GTCGATCTCTTGAAGAACAAATTCAGGTTTGACGAAGCATTCAACTACAAAGAAGAGCAAGACTATAATGCAGCGTTGAAGAG GTACTTCCCCGATGGCATCGACATCTACTTTGACAACGTGGGAGGGAAGATGCTCGAAGCGGTGCTAAACAACATGAGACTCAACGGCCGTGTTGTGCTTTGTGGGATGATCTCCCAATACAACAGCCTTGAGCAGCCCGAAGGCATCCACAACTTGATTAACGCATTAGTAAAACGGGTCCGTATGGAAGGATTTTTCACTAGCGACCACTACCATCTCTACCCCAAGTTCCTGGAGATGGTTGTGCCTCTAATCAAGGAAGAGAAGATCACATACGTCGAAGACATAGCCGAAGGCATTGAAAGCGCGCCTGGGGCTCTCTTTGGCTTATACTCCGGTCGCAACGTAGGGAAGCTGTTGGTGGTGGTTGCTCGTGAGTAA